ACCAGATCCGACTGATCACAACCTGTCCCAATTAACTGGCTGCACCATGTCCCCCCAGCTCACGCTTCAAACCCCTCTCGAACTACCACCCTCTGAGGTACCTGGCTACCTAGAGCAACTCTGGTCGCGGGATCAGCCCAACAACGTCGGAGCTCACACCTTCTGCCTGCTCGTCTGGCAACCGGCCTGGGTTGAGCAACAACTGGTGCGCACGGGCCGCCTGGATGGACCGATCACCGGCGTTCAGAGATCGCAGCTGATTGCCGCAGGACGTCAGGCAGTTGTGGATGGCGATCTGCCCATCAGCACGCCACCGCTCACAGGAGCCGTGGCGACTTGCCTCAGCCAAATGGACGGAGGGCATACCAGCGAGGATCTGCGCGGCCAGCACGTGGATGCAGCTCTCAGCAACCTGCGCCCGCGGCGACTGATCACTCTGGCGCCAAGCCTCGATTCAGAACAGCCCCTTGAAACCCTGGTGGCTGCATACTGCCCGCTTCCTGAAGAAGGCGGTGGAACGGTCGCCTGCGGAGATGTGGTGGTGTTGCGTGGAGGCAAGCCTGCGCTGCAGCAGGGGCTCACAATTCTCGATCCTCTGTTGCCGGAGGAACTCCCCTCCTGGGTGTGGTGGAACGGAGCCCTCGATGAAGCCCCTGAGCTTCTGCAACAACTTGCCAGCTCACCACGAAGGCTGATTCTCGATTCCGCCCTTGGAGAACCTGGTTTCTGCCTCAACCTGCTGGCCTCAAGGATCGAAGCAGGGCAGGCGGTCAACGATCTCAACTGGCTGCGGCTTGGCAGCTGGCATCAAACCCTGGCCATGGTCTTCGATCCACCGCATCGCCGCGATGCACTTGGTCACGTGGTTCAACTCGACATTGATGTCGAAGGCGACCATCCAGTCCAGGGACTCCTTCTGGCATCCTGGATTGCCGACCGTCTGAGCTGGGAGCTGCAGCACACCCAGCGCAACTCGGACCAGAGCATCAGCGCCAACTTCAGGCGCCCTGATGGCACTGATGTTCAGATGCGGGTGTCGCCGGTTCCCATGGGGCAACCCAGCATTCATCCCGGTCAGATTGTGGGGCTGCGCCTGATCTGCAAGCCGGACAACCAGCCTGCGATCTGCGTGATTCTCTGCGCTGAATCCGGAGGCTGCATGCGACTGGAAGCGGGTGGAATGGCCAGCATGGAACTGATTGAGGAAGTGGTTCCGGTGCAGCATTCCCCAGTGGAGGCGGATGTGTCTCGCCAGCTGGAAGGAGGCCATGACTCCACCAACCCACTGCTCGCTTCTGCGGCCCCACTAGCTGCCAAGCTGATCAGCTGAATCCCAGCTAAGCGGGGTCTCTCCTGTAGCTCCGCTCAAACCATCTCCGCTCACACCATGGCCTGCGTGATCGCTGCTCCGGCCAGCGGCAGCGGAAAAACTCTGCTGAGCCTCTGCCTGATTGCCTGGGCCCGCCAACTTGGGCACAGCATTCAGCCCTTCAAGGTCGGACCCGACTATCTCGACCCACAGCTGCTTTCGCTGGCGGCAACACAGCCCTGCCGAAATCTGGATCTGCCCCTTTGTGGAGAGCACTGGGTTCAGCTCAGTTTCAACGGTTATGGCGGGCGTTCTGACATGACCCTGGTTGAGGGCGTGATGGGACTGTTCGATGGCATTGGAGCCAGCTCCGAGGGGAGTACAGCCGAAGTGGCGGTGAACCTGGACATTCCGGTGGTGCTGGTGGTGGATGCCGGAGGTCAGGCACGTTCACTCGGAGCTCTGGTTCGAGGCTTCAGAGATCTCGATCCACGCCTCAACCTTGCTGGCGTTGTGCTGAATCGTGTGAGCAGTCCCAGACATCGGGAGCTGCTTGAGGAGGTGCTCACGGACATCGGCGTGCAATGCCTGGGCTGCCTACCGAAAGATCCCAGCCTGGAGCTGCCAAACCGGCATCTGGGTCTTGCTCCGGCCCATGAACTGAGCTGCCTGCAAAAGCGACTGGGTCACTGGGCTTCTCTGGCAAAGCAGCACCTCAACATGGACGTGTTTCGCACGCTCCTGCAGTCACCCAAGCGCGGTCCGGATCCGATTCAAAGTCTCTTCTTCCCAGCACCGGAGAGCTCACAACAACACGTTCTGCCCGTCGCCGTCGCACAGGATGAGGCCTTCCACTTCCGCTACCCCGAGATGCAGGAGTGCCTGGAGCTGCTGGGGATGCCGGTGCTGTCCTGGAGTCCTTTGAGCGATGCCGCTCCACCAGCAGAGGCGACCGGCCTGATCCTGCCTGGAGGATTCCCGGAGCTGCATGCAGAGCAGCTGAGTGAATGCAAGATAACCTTCTCATCGCTGCACGCATGGATTCGCGATAAGCCGATTTACGCCGAATGCGGAGGGATGCTGCTGCTGGGTCGAGGTCTGGCAGGTCCAGATGGAACTCTGCACACGATGGCTGGTCTGTTGCCGTTTGAAGCCAGACGCGGAAGGCTGCAGGTGGGCTACAGGCTGCTAGAGGCAAGAACAGACAGCCTGCTGTTGCGCAAGGGTGAAAGGCTCAGGGGCCATGAGTTCCACCGCTGGCAACTGTGCAGTGAATCAGATGAAAGCGTTGGCAGCTTTGGGCCGCTGTGGCAGGTTGAAGGATGGAAAGTTGAGCGCAGAGCAGAGGGATGGAACCTGCCCAATCTCCACGCAAGCTGGGTCCACCTCCATTGGGCAGGATCCTCGATGATCCCCTGCAGATGGCGCGCCGTGCTCGGCTTCGCAGCGAAGCGGAACGTCGCCGCTTTGTGACCCGCAGCACCCGGCAACGGTCAGTCACCCTTCAGGAGCGCTGGCGTTTTCTCGTGGAAGGCACCGTTCAGGGCGTTGGGTTCCGGCAGGCCTGTCGGAGACGTGCTCTGGAACTGGGTCTCAGCGGTTGGGTCAGAAATCTCGATGACGGCAGAGTGGAAGTGCAAGCCGAAGGCGATCAGCTCCCCCTCAACGAACTGAGGCTTTGGTGTGAACAGGGTCCGAGCGAAGCGAGGGTTCGTCATGTCAGGCCCTGTCAGATGCCAATCACCGGTGCCGACTGGTTTGAGATCCGTCACTGACAACGAGGTCGCAAGCGATTGCAGCGATTGCAGGCGAAGCCAAATCAATCCCTGAAGGTCACAATCTGGAAAGAGACGGCTCCTTCTGGCCATGACAAAACAACGCCAGCTCTGGCTCCTTCGCCATGGAGCCACCGAGTGGGCTCGCAACGGACGTCACACAGGTAACACCGACCTTCCTCTGCTTCCAGAGGGAGAAGACGAGGCACGTCAACTGGCTCCTGTGCTGAGCCAGCAGAACTTTGCTGCCGTCTTCAGCTCACCTCTGCAACGCGCGCGCCAAACCTGCGAGCTCGGCGGACTGGGCGCAAACATGATGGTGATGAAGGAGTTACTGGAATGGAATTACGGTGATTACGAGGGCATCACCACTCCGGAGATTCAGCGCACGGTGCCGGACTGGAGCGTCTTCAGCCATGGCTGTCCCAATGGCGAAGACGCTGAGGCCGTGCAAAAACGCTGCGAAACCGCGATTCGGATTGCCTTGGAATCGCCTGGGAATGGAGATGTGGCGCTGTTTGCCCATGGGCATATTCTGCGGGCCTTGGCCGGAACCTGGCTTGGACTGGGAGCCGTGGGCGGCAGGCTGCTGATGTTGAGCACCGGAAGTATCTGTGTGCTTGGTTTCGAGCATGGAAAGCATGCGATTGTGCGCTGGAATGCGCCTGCTGACGGCCGGTTCTGATGAGCGACACAACCCTCTGGGCGGAACTGCTGGCCTATGGCACCGGCATTGGCCTCTCGCCGATCCATATCGCCGTTCTCCTACTGCTGCTCTTGGGTCCGAACCCGATCAAAAGAGGCGGATGGTTCGTCGCGACCTGGGTGATCACCACACTTCTTGCCGCCACGCTGCTGGTGACGGTGGGGCATTCCCTTGTGCTGGACATGAGTCATGGCTCCCATCACCGCACGGGCCTGGATCTGCTGGCGGGCGGAGCGCTGGTCGCCATCGGTGGACGGGAACTGATCAAATCCTTTACCGAGGGTTCGGAGCCGCCGTCCTGGACCAAAGGCATCGACCGTTTCCTGGCCATGCCGCTGCCGCTGCTGTTGTTGTTGGGTTCCGTCGGAGAATTCATCAGCCCCGACGACATCGTGCTGTTCGCCAAGTCAGCCGGTGTGGTTCTGTCCGCGCAGTTGCCCACCTGGCAGGAAGCAGTCGGCCTGGCTGCTTTCACATTCGGAGCAAGCCTGTTTCTGCTCACCCCTTTCTTGGCCGTGGTCATCGGCCGCGAGAATGTCGTTCCACTTCTCGAAAAAGGGAAAGAGGTGTTGTTTGCCCGTGGAAGCCTTCTGGTTGGTGGGGTGAGTCTCGGACTCGGGATCTACCTGGGATGGCAGGGCGTCAGTGGCATGACTGTGATCTGAAACGAATCACATGCCTTCAGAAGTCAAAGCCATGACCGACTAGCCCATCCCGCGCAAAGCCTTGCTCCAGGAGGCTGCATTGCGTTGGCTGTCACCCACCAAATAAACCCCATGCCTGGCGCGACTGACGGCCACATAGGCCAGCTGTTGATGAAAAACCCGCCGATCAGGAGCGAGGCGATCAAGGCTGCGCGGGAACACATCATCAGCGACAAAAACCTCACCAAAGCTGCTGCCCTGACTGCGATGCACCGTGAGCACAGCAGCAGGCCCAAGCGATGCGAAAGCATCCCTCACCAGGAAGTAGCGGCGCCACAGCGGTCGCCCGCCACGTTTCCCCGCATTCCTTGCGTCCTGAGCCAGACGCTTCAGCAGTGCATCCAGGTGTTCCCTCGCCTGGCTGCCGGAGGGAGGCTGAAGGCGCAGGTTGAGCTCAAGCTCACCGCTGCGAACCTTGGCGTTGAGGGTCTCGATCACCGGAGCGCCAAGACCGGCCAGTGACATCTGGGCTTCACCGGCAACTCCGAACTCCGCCAGATCGCAGCGTTCCGGCGACACGTCTTCAACAACGAGTTCTCGATTGGAACCCAGCACCAGGTCGGGATCTTCACCGGTCTCGCCCCCGTCGCTGGACGCCGGTGCCATCACCGCTGTACGCGTGATCAACACCTCACCCGGCAAAACGGCCATCTGATCCGCCATCTCTCCATGAATGGCCCTGCGGGCATGGGGCACCAGGGCCTCCAGACGGCGATTGGTGTAGCAGAGGATTCTTGCTGCATCAGGGTTATCAGAGGCCGCGGCCTGACGCAGACCCTCCTGCGCACGCGACAACCAGTCGCCTCTGCTCAGCACACCCACCTGACCCAGATTCGAGCGCACGGGTGGCAGCAGCGGCGGAACTTCGCAGGGCAAGCGACCGTCGCGCAGGCAGCTGGCGAGCTGAAGGACTGGACCCTGATGACGAACCACCTCGCACAGACAGGCAGAAACAGCACGTTTCATGCCGAACACCGGGCTTTCGCTTTCACCCACCGGTGGCAACTGGGCAGGATCTCCCACAAAGACCAGTCGTGTCTTAAACGGGTGAGCACACTGCAAGGCGATCGAGAGCAACGAGCTATCGACCATCGAGGCCTCATCGACCAGCACCAGCCCGAGATGCTCCAAAGCTGCCGCGGTTTGTTCGGTGGATTCACACAGCTCCCGATCACCCTGTCGCTTGAGCTTCAGACGCAGCAAGCGGTGGATTGTGGAGGGGTACCAGGTGGGCTGAAGACCTTCAAGGTTGAGGGCCTGTCGTAAAACCCCAACAGCTTTATGGGTTGGTGCCACAACGGTCCAGCAGAGACCGCTGCTTTCCACCTGCCTCAGCAAACGCATCGACAGGAAGGTCTTGCCGCTGCCGGCATAGCCGCTGAGAACGAAAGGAAGGCTTGCATCCTTCTGCTGCAGCCAGTCGGAGAAGGCCTCTGCCGCCTTGTTTTGATCCTCGGTGAGGCTCAGTTCAGCGTGGGGAAATGATGTCACCCCAGAGCGTTGGTGATCAGTTGCGTCAATTGAAGCGGTGATCCCAGAAAATCGAGACCAAGCAAAGCAATTGTGGGGCCCAGCAAGCTTCCGACCAGCACTTCCGTTCGGGAATGTCCAAGCCGTTGCTTGAGTGGTTTCTCGAAGGGTGTCTTCCAGAGAGACTCCGGCAAGGCATTGACCCGTTCAGCGGTGAAACCGGCAGCACGCCTCACACCGCTGGCGTCATACATCACCACGAACGCCACAGTGGCGGCAAGGGCAAAAACAGAAGAGGCGAATCCCTCCTGCCAGCCCACCGCTGCGGCCGTCCCACTCACAAGTGCTGCATGACTGGACGGCATCCCACCGGTTTCGAACAGAACCGCAGGCCTCCAGCGGCGAAAGACGACGAGTTCAATCAGCAACTTCGACAGTTGAGCTAGTCCGCAAGCTGCAAGCCCCCAGGCCAGAACTCCATTGTCCAGAATCTGAAGGGGGATGCTTAGAGAGACGTCATCCATGCTCAACGATCCCTGCTGGCCACGTAATCGGCCAGAGCCAGCAGAGGTTGGGCCTTGTTTTTCCAAGGCTGCAGAGCGGCTTTAGCCTCTTTCACCAATTCCAGGGCTCGGGTTCTCGAAGGCTCCAGTCCGAGCAGTTTTGGATAGGTGGTCTTGTCCGCCAATAGATCCTTGCCCGCCGTCTTGCCCAGGACTTCACTGCTGGCAGTGACATCGAGAATATCGTCCACAATCTGGAACGCCAGGCCGATGCCATTGGCGTAGGTGCGCATGGCCTGCACCTGGGCATCACTGGCGCCACCGATCAAGGCGCCCGTGACCACGCAGGCTCTCAGCAGCGCAGCGGTCTTATGCAGATGGATGTATTCCAGCGTCTCGAGGTCGACCTGCTTGCCTTCGCATTCGAGATCAACCACCTGTCCGCCCACCAGGCCAGGCGCTCCCGAGACCATGGCGAGCTCTCCGACCACCTTCACCAACCTCTCGGCAGGCACATCGGCACTGCGCACCGCCACCATCTCGAAAGCGCGGCTGAGCAGAGCATCACCGGCGAGAATGGCCATGGCATCGCCGTAGACCTTGTGATTGGTGGGTCGACCACGCCTCAGATCGTCGTTGTCCATCGCCGGCAGATCGTCATGGATCAGCGACATGGTGTGGATCATCTCGACCGCCACCGCAGTTGGCATGGCCAGCGAGGCATCACCACCCACCAGCTCACAGGCTGCAAGACAGAGAATCGGGCGAAGTCGCTTGCCTCCAGCCAGCAGGGAATAGCGCATCGCATCCCTGAGAGATTCCGGCCGTTCAGGCCCCATCGAGGCGTCCAGGGCGGCTTCGACCCGCTCGCGGGACTGGTTCAAATAAGCCTTGAAATCAAAGCTCTGCTGAAGCTCACCCGGCGGCGGAACGCCTTCAGGGCTGGTCGCCGTGGCGGTCATGGGGAGCGTAATGCTGGGCGAATTCTGTCAGGCCGACGGGCCCGCAAGCACCATCAGATGATCAAGTCAGCCAGATCGTGATCGACCCCGTGGCGACGGCACCAGGCCACAACGGTGTTGACCAGCAGCATCGTGACGGTCATGGGGCCAACGCCTCCGGGCACGGGCGAGAGCGCTGCGGCAATGGGTTCCAGCTCTGCGGCCTTGACATCACCACAAAGACCACCCTCAGGACGGCGGTGGATCCCAACATCGACCACAACCGTGCCGGGGCTCACATGCTCGGCTCCCAGCATTTCCGGACGACCGGCCGCTACAACCAGAATATCTGCCTGACGAGTGAGGGCAGCGAGATCCACGGTGCGCGAATGCGCAATGGTCACCGTTGCGTTCGCGGCCTGAAGCATCAATGCCATGGGCTGCCCCACCAGAATGCTGCGTCCGACCACCACGGCACGACGCCCCGCAGCATCGATGTCAGCACTGCGCAGCATGGCCATCACACCGGCTGGAGTGCAGCTGCGGGGGCCCTGCTCACCCTTGAGCAACCGGCCCAGATTCAGCGTATGCAGACCATCGGCATCCTTTTCAGGATTAATTGCTGCCAGCAGAGGGGTTTCATCGAGTCCCTGCGGAAGGGGAAGCTGCAACAGGATCCCATCCACCCTGGGGTTGTCATTCAACGCACGGATTGCCTCCAGCACCTGCTCAGCCGAAGCATCTGCGGGAAGGTGAGCTCCATAACTCTCAACGCCGATGCGGGCACAGGCCTTTTCCTTGTTAGCCACGTAGACAGCACTGGCTGGATCATCACCCACCCGCAGAACAGCCAACCCCGGGGGGCGACCGGCGGACTGACTCGCGGATTGGATCTGAGACTGCAGCCTCAGCTCGAGCGTCTTGGCCAGGGCCTTGCCATCCAACCTGAGGGCCATTGACATCCGATGCACTTGAATCCAGCATGCCGCTCCGGCAGAGCTAGCGTCTGTACTGGATGCTCCCGGCTGACTTGCGTTCGCATCGCCTTGCACGTCTCTGGAGGTCCTGGCTGAGGAGCGAATCACCGCGTCGACCTGTGCTGCGCTGGAACCGGCTGCAGAAAGCCACACTGCTGATCCTCTGTGTCCTGGTGGCACTGGTTTCCAGCTGGCCCTGGCTGGTGGAGCCCGACCTGCGACCAGGTCTGGCGGCCCCCTTCGATGCAGTGGCACCAAAAAACGCAAGAGTTGTTGACAGCGAAGCTCTGGAACAGAGGCGTTCAAGCCTGGGATCCAGCACCGTCGTTCAGGTTCTGGATCCTCAGGAAAATGAGCAGATCCGCATGCGGCTGGAGCGACACCTCAGCGAATTGGAGCGTGTTGCCAAAAGCAATGACGCCGAGCGCATCGGGCCTGTGAATCTGTCTCCGGATGAGCAGCTCTGGCTGGAAAAACGAACCCAGGATGAGCGTCGGGACTGGGACATGGTTCTGCGCCGTGCGCTCGACAGGATGTTGAGTCAGGGGCTTGTCAATACCCTGGCTCAGGAACAGCTTCGACGGGCCAGCGACCTGCAGCTCGAAGACCTGAACACAGTCACGAAACCAGGTCGCAGTCTGGGCAGCAAGGTGCTGACCACCACGCTTCAGGGTGCCAGCAACCTGCAAACCGATCCGGTGAGGAGCCAGCGACTGATCGAGGACCTGATCACCCAACAAGGCATCCCCACCATTGAGGTGAATCGAGGCGATCTCATCACCCGCAAGGGGGAGTCGATCAGCTCACAGGCCTATGACGTCCTCGATTTCTTCGGGATGGTGAATCGCCGCCCGAAGCTGGGCATCTGGATCACTCGGTTCACAGAAGCACTGGCCAGCTGTGGGGTTCTGCTGCTGGTCATGCGCCGAGAACGTCCATGCTTGGAGGCACCCCATGGCCTGCTCGCTCTGGGGCTGTTGCTGCTGAGCCAGGCCTGCAAACTGTGGTTCGGCGCCTCAGTGAGCCCTCTGGCTGTGATCGTGCCGCCCACTCTTCTCCTGGCTCAGGGCCTAGGCACAACCTGTGCTCTGGCCTGGATGGCTGTAGCCAGT
Above is a window of Synechococcus sp. BIOS-E4-1 DNA encoding:
- a CDS encoding histidine phosphatase family protein; amino-acid sequence: MTKQRQLWLLRHGATEWARNGRHTGNTDLPLLPEGEDEARQLAPVLSQQNFAAVFSSPLQRARQTCELGGLGANMMVMKELLEWNYGDYEGITTPEIQRTVPDWSVFSHGCPNGEDAEAVQKRCETAIRIALESPGNGDVALFAHGHILRALAGTWLGLGAVGGRLLMLSTGSICVLGFEHGKHAIVRWNAPADGRF
- a CDS encoding cobyrinate a,c-diamide synthase, producing the protein MACVIAAPASGSGKTLLSLCLIAWARQLGHSIQPFKVGPDYLDPQLLSLAATQPCRNLDLPLCGEHWVQLSFNGYGGRSDMTLVEGVMGLFDGIGASSEGSTAEVAVNLDIPVVLVVDAGGQARSLGALVRGFRDLDPRLNLAGVVLNRVSSPRHRELLEEVLTDIGVQCLGCLPKDPSLELPNRHLGLAPAHELSCLQKRLGHWASLAKQHLNMDVFRTLLQSPKRGPDPIQSLFFPAPESSQQHVLPVAVAQDEAFHFRYPEMQECLELLGMPVLSWSPLSDAAPPAEATGLILPGGFPELHAEQLSECKITFSSLHAWIRDKPIYAECGGMLLLGRGLAGPDGTLHTMAGLLPFEARRGRLQVGYRLLEARTDSLLLRKGERLRGHEFHRWQLCSESDESVGSFGPLWQVEGWKVERRAEGWNLPNLHASWVHLHWAGSSMIPCRWRAVLGFAAKRNVAAL
- the folD gene encoding bifunctional methylenetetrahydrofolate dehydrogenase/methenyltetrahydrofolate cyclohydrolase FolD — encoded protein: MALRLDGKALAKTLELRLQSQIQSASQSAGRPPGLAVLRVGDDPASAVYVANKEKACARIGVESYGAHLPADASAEQVLEAIRALNDNPRVDGILLQLPLPQGLDETPLLAAINPEKDADGLHTLNLGRLLKGEQGPRSCTPAGVMAMLRSADIDAAGRRAVVVGRSILVGQPMALMLQAANATVTIAHSRTVDLAALTRQADILVVAAGRPEMLGAEHVSPGTVVVDVGIHRRPEGGLCGDVKAAELEPIAAALSPVPGGVGPMTVTMLLVNTVVAWCRRHGVDHDLADLII
- a CDS encoding acylphosphatase, which gives rise to MARRARLRSEAERRRFVTRSTRQRSVTLQERWRFLVEGTVQGVGFRQACRRRALELGLSGWVRNLDDGRVEVQAEGDQLPLNELRLWCEQGPSEARVRHVRPCQMPITGADWFEIRH
- a CDS encoding GAP family protein, whose amino-acid sequence is MSDTTLWAELLAYGTGIGLSPIHIAVLLLLLLGPNPIKRGGWFVATWVITTLLAATLLVTVGHSLVLDMSHGSHHRTGLDLLAGGALVAIGGRELIKSFTEGSEPPSWTKGIDRFLAMPLPLLLLLGSVGEFISPDDIVLFAKSAGVVLSAQLPTWQEAVGLAAFTFGASLFLLTPFLAVVIGRENVVPLLEKGKEVLFARGSLLVGGVSLGLGIYLGWQGVSGMTVI
- a CDS encoding ATP-dependent RecD-like DNA helicase — encoded protein: MTSFPHAELSLTEDQNKAAEAFSDWLQQKDASLPFVLSGYAGSGKTFLSMRLLRQVESSGLCWTVVAPTHKAVGVLRQALNLEGLQPTWYPSTIHRLLRLKLKRQGDRELCESTEQTAAALEHLGLVLVDEASMVDSSLLSIALQCAHPFKTRLVFVGDPAQLPPVGESESPVFGMKRAVSACLCEVVRHQGPVLQLASCLRDGRLPCEVPPLLPPVRSNLGQVGVLSRGDWLSRAQEGLRQAAASDNPDAARILCYTNRRLEALVPHARRAIHGEMADQMAVLPGEVLITRTAVMAPASSDGGETGEDPDLVLGSNRELVVEDVSPERCDLAEFGVAGEAQMSLAGLGAPVIETLNAKVRSGELELNLRLQPPSGSQAREHLDALLKRLAQDARNAGKRGGRPLWRRYFLVRDAFASLGPAAVLTVHRSQGSSFGEVFVADDVFPRSLDRLAPDRRVFHQQLAYVAVSRARHGVYLVGDSQRNAASWSKALRGMG
- a CDS encoding HDIG domain-containing metalloprotein — encoded protein: MLPADLRSHRLARLWRSWLRSESPRRPVLRWNRLQKATLLILCVLVALVSSWPWLVEPDLRPGLAAPFDAVAPKNARVVDSEALEQRRSSLGSSTVVQVLDPQENEQIRMRLERHLSELERVAKSNDAERIGPVNLSPDEQLWLEKRTQDERRDWDMVLRRALDRMLSQGLVNTLAQEQLRRASDLQLEDLNTVTKPGRSLGSKVLTTTLQGASNLQTDPVRSQRLIEDLITQQGIPTIEVNRGDLITRKGESISSQAYDVLDFFGMVNRRPKLGIWITRFTEALASCGVLLLVMRRERPCLEAPHGLLALGLLLLSQACKLWFGASVSPLAVIVPPTLLLAQGLGTTCALAWMAVASLLWPTPVTGLGEGRLLIAAATATVAALQAGRLRSRAQLLQLAVLLPVGAWLAELVLMSRDGQPLAGTWIRLPSDAGELASEALLLGLAMMLTILIIPLLESSFGLLTRARLMELADQERPLLRRLSSEAPGTFEHTLMICGLAEEGARSIGADVDLIRTGSLYHDVGKLHAPNWFIENQTSGENPHTQLNDPLASAGVLQAHVDEGLKLARRHRLPRPIADFIPEHQGTLRMGYFLHQARQQNPHISEKRFRYHGPTPRSKETGIMMLADGCEAALRSLPPDTSDQEARDTVKRIVEARISDGQLSQSSLSRAELELVMQSFVRVWRRMRHRRIPYPIPAKRSFSA
- a CDS encoding divergent PAP2 family protein, with the translated sequence MDDVSLSIPLQILDNGVLAWGLAACGLAQLSKLLIELVVFRRWRPAVLFETGGMPSSHAALVSGTAAAVGWQEGFASSVFALAATVAFVVMYDASGVRRAAGFTAERVNALPESLWKTPFEKPLKQRLGHSRTEVLVGSLLGPTIALLGLDFLGSPLQLTQLITNALG
- a CDS encoding glucose-6-phosphate dehydrogenase assembly protein OpcA, translating into MSPQLTLQTPLELPPSEVPGYLEQLWSRDQPNNVGAHTFCLLVWQPAWVEQQLVRTGRLDGPITGVQRSQLIAAGRQAVVDGDLPISTPPLTGAVATCLSQMDGGHTSEDLRGQHVDAALSNLRPRRLITLAPSLDSEQPLETLVAAYCPLPEEGGGTVACGDVVVLRGGKPALQQGLTILDPLLPEELPSWVWWNGALDEAPELLQQLASSPRRLILDSALGEPGFCLNLLASRIEAGQAVNDLNWLRLGSWHQTLAMVFDPPHRRDALGHVVQLDIDVEGDHPVQGLLLASWIADRLSWELQHTQRNSDQSISANFRRPDGTDVQMRVSPVPMGQPSIHPGQIVGLRLICKPDNQPAICVILCAESGGCMRLEAGGMASMELIEEVVPVQHSPVEADVSRQLEGGHDSTNPLLASAAPLAAKLIS
- the crtE gene encoding geranylgeranyl diphosphate synthase CrtE, producing the protein MTATATSPEGVPPPGELQQSFDFKAYLNQSRERVEAALDASMGPERPESLRDAMRYSLLAGGKRLRPILCLAACELVGGDASLAMPTAVAVEMIHTMSLIHDDLPAMDNDDLRRGRPTNHKVYGDAMAILAGDALLSRAFEMVAVRSADVPAERLVKVVGELAMVSGAPGLVGGQVVDLECEGKQVDLETLEYIHLHKTAALLRACVVTGALIGGASDAQVQAMRTYANGIGLAFQIVDDILDVTASSEVLGKTAGKDLLADKTTYPKLLGLEPSRTRALELVKEAKAALQPWKNKAQPLLALADYVASRDR